A genome region from Arachis duranensis cultivar V14167 chromosome 8, aradu.V14167.gnm2.J7QH, whole genome shotgun sequence includes the following:
- the LOC107461119 gene encoding polynucleotide 3'-phosphatase ZDP-like: protein MECNLARFLFLQSTDQEALKKILVATHDKSQKKLCESDIEAIEKINFSVSEVKSKYKDATLLPKWKAFQTVIYLERDDGLNDSSKIAAFDFDGCLAKTAVNKVGADTWSLMYPSIPDKLQSLYKDGYKLVIFTNESNIERWKNKRQVAVDSKIGRLNNFIEKVKVPIQKSSSAAGLTATVAKEPETGEFCIEI, encoded by the exons ATGGAATGCAA TTTGGCACGTTTTTTGTTTCTTCAGAGTACTGACCAGGAAGCTTTGAAGAAGATATTGGTAGCTACACATGACAAGTCTCAAAAGAAG CTGTGTGAATCAGATATTGAAGCAATAGAGAAAATTAACTTTTCAGTTTCTGAAGTGAAGAGCAAGTACAAG GATGCTACCCTCTTACCAAAATGGAAAGCATTTCAGACAGTCATATATCTTGAACGG GATGATGGCCTGAATGACTCAAGTAAAATTGCTGCATTTGATTTTGATGGCTGTCTTGCAAAAACTGCTGTGAATAA aGTGGGTGCAGACACTTGGTCCCTCATGTATCCTTCAATTCCTGATAAACTACAAAGCTTATACAAGGATGGGTACAAGCTG GTAATTTTCACCAATGAATCCAATATTGAACGTTGGAAAAATAAGAGACAAGTAGCCGTGGACTCAAAAATTGGACGTCTCAATAATTTTATTGAGAAAGTGAAGGTTCCAATTCAG AAATCATCATCTGCTGCTGGATTGACTGCAACAGTTGCTAAGGAACCAGAAACTGGAGAGTTTTGTATTGAG ATTTAG
- the LOC107461240 gene encoding protein NPGR1, whose product MLCACSGEQFKLEEAPPQSPDSLATRDFSAGGLSSRTADWEPKIDDTQVDEVESTLKEALSLNYEEARALLGRLEYQRGNFDAALQVFQGIDIKGLTPRMVRAIAERTRQRKPRSKADIVVANVMSLHSVSLLLEAILLKAKSLQELARYIEAAKECRIIVDTVESALPKGMPEGIGEDCKLQEMFHRALELLPNLWIKAGFLDEAVTAYRRALIKPWNLEHQRLAAVQKDLAKTLLYGGVEVSLPSQLQVWGPTTPKSNIEEAILLLLILMCKVGIQEIDWDAEIMDHLTFALSVTGMFESLAVHIEQILPGIYSRAERWYLLALCYSAAGQNEVALNLLKKACGSSEAKQRPHFPSFLFGAKLCSQDPSHAHEGINFSREVIDLAKHRNEHFLDQGYKFLGMCYGAAARISVLDSERSIFQGESLKFLNRAVENGNGGPEAIFSLGLENAKQRNLDVAFDNMMMYSDMTVGSSGRGWQLLALIVSAQQRFKDAETIVDFALDEAGRMDQLELLRLKAVLQIAQQKPKQAVETYRILLALIHGKKEHWHQDKKLGQAIGFRHEAIKEKNLETEVWQDLATIYAHIGSLIDAKSCIDKAQLIEFFSPRSWHITGRLLEAQSLYKEAFVSFSISLSIEPDYIPSIVSTAELFLKLGMQSLPIVRSFLMNALRLDPTNHDAWFNLGLVSKNEGSLQQAADFFQAAYELKLSAPIQKFE is encoded by the exons ATGTTGTGCGCTTGCTCCGGGGAGCAATTCAAATTGGAGGAGGCGCCGCCACAGTCACCGGATTCTCTGGCGACAAGGGATTTCTCAGCCGGTGGACTTTCTTCCAGGACTGCGGATTGGGAACCCAAAATCGATGATACCCAAGTTGACGAAGTAGAGTCCACTCTTAAAGAAGCTCTTTCCTTAAACTATGAG GAAGCCAGGGCTTTGCTGGGGAGGCTTGAGTATCAAAGAGGGAACTTTGATGCTGCTCTTCAAGTATTTCAAGGCATAGACATCAAGGGTTTGACCCCTAGGATGGTCAGAGCCATAGCTGAAAGAACCAGGCAAAGAAAACCACGTTCCAAGGCAGACATTGTGGTTGCCAATGTGATGTCATTGCATTCAGTAAGCCTCCTTCTTGAGGCAATTTTGCTTAAAGCAAAATCATTACAGGAACTTGCCCGATATATCG AGGCTGCAAAGGAGTGCAGAATAATTGTGGATACAGTTGAATCTGCACTTCCTAAGGGAATGCCTGAGGGTATTGGTGAAGATTGCAAGTTGCAAGAAATGTTCCACAGAGCATTAGAGTTGCTTCCAAACTTATGGATCAAGGcaggatttttagatgaagctGTTACTGCATATCGTCGTGCTCTAATCAAGCCTTGGAATTTGGAGCATCAGAGATTGGCTGCTGTGCAAAAAGACTTAGCTAAGACCCTACTCTACGGTGGTGTTGAAGTAAGTCTACCCTCTCAGTTGCAAGTGTGGGGTCCAACAACACCCAAGAGTAACATCGAAGAAGCAATACTTTTGCTATTAATACTCATGTGCAAGGTGGGAATTCAGGAAATTGACTGGGATGCTGAAATAATGGATCACCTTACTTTCGCTCTTTCCGTTACTGGGATGTTTGAGTCATTGGCAGTTCACATAGAGCAGATCCTCCCAGGGATCTATAGTCGAGCTGAGAGGTGGTACCTTCTTGCTCTGTGTTATAGTGCAGCAGGACAGAATGAAGTAGCATTGAACCTTTTGAAGAAGGCTTGTGGTAGTTCTGAAGCAAAGCAAAGACCTCACTTCCCTTCATTTTTGTTTGGAGCAAAACTGTGTTCACAAGATCCTAGCCATGCACATGAAGGCATTAACTTTTCGCGCGAGGTTATCGATCTAGCCAAGCATCGAAATGAGCATTTCTTGGATCAAGGCTATAAATTTCTAGGCATGTGCTATGGAGCTGCAGCTAGAATTTCTGTGTTGGATTCTGAAAGAAGTATATTTCAAGGAGAGTCTCTGAAATTTTTAAATCGTGCTGTGGAGAATGGAAATGGTGGCCCGGAAGCTATATTCAGCCTTGGACTAGAAAATGCGAAGCAAAGGAATCTGGATGTGGCTTTTGACAACATGATGATGTACTCAGACATGACAGTTGGCAGCTCAGGGAGAGGTTGGCAGCTGTTAGCACTTATAGTATCCGCACAGCAACGATTTAAGGATGCTGAAACTATAGTTGATTTTGCTTTGGACGAGGCTGGGAGGATGGATCAGCTAGAACTTCTCAGATTGAAAGCAGTACTTCAAATTGCTCAGCAGAAACCAAAACAAGCAGTAGAGACCTACAGAATCTTGCTGGCATTAATTCATGGAAAAAAGGAGCATTGGCATCAAGATAAGAAACTTGGTCAAGCAATAGGATTCAGGCATGAG GcaataaaagagaagaatttgGAAACAGAAGTCTGGCAGGATTTGGCTACTATTTATGCACATATCGGTTCATTGATTGATGCAAAGTCTTGTATTGACAAAGCTCaattaatagaatttttttCTCCAAGAAGTTGGCATATTACTG GGAGGTTATTGGAAGCTCAATCATTATACAAGGAagcttttgtttctttctcGATCTCATTATCAATCGAGCCAGATTACATTCCCAGTATTGTTTCAACTGCAGAATTGTTTCTGAAACTTGGTATGCAGTCACTTCCAATTGTAAGAAGCTTTTTAATGAATGCTTTGCGATTGGATCCCACAAACCATGATGCATGGTTCAACCTTGGATTAGTTTCAAAAAACGAAGGTTCCTTGCAGCAAGCAGCAGATTTCTTTCAAGCTGCATATGAACTGAAGCTTTCGGCTCCGATCCAAAAGTTCGAGTAA